In a genomic window of Salminus brasiliensis chromosome 12, fSalBra1.hap2, whole genome shotgun sequence:
- the gsg1l2a gene encoding germ cell-specific gene 1-like protein — translation MGIEQGPRATLAFTLNCAAFAMAVSAVTTSYWCEGTRKVAKPFCTGPVKVKQTYCIRFNSSDINNTRLVQYIYETGEEKFLMRKFHTGIWFSCEQAVDLVGFSCREFLEITPDHERGVLWLCIVGECLYISLLFTGGTLMAVEMCHCCNMMNRLKLNAFAALFTALSGLFGMVAHMMFTTAFQLAVIMGPEDWKPKTWDYSWSYLLAWASFATCMASAVTALNHYTKTIIQFKFKRRNIEKNLRIKQKLLELDMPEGLWDAYLTADTDTVDQCVNLPVNGIKPHCSPVLNTAALDSQGEEYC, via the exons ATGGGGATAGAGCAAGGCCCAAGAGCCACACTGGCCTTCACCCTCAACTGTGCGGCTTTCGCCATGGCCGTCTCAGCCGTCACGACCAGCTACTGGTGCGAGGGAACCAGGAAGGTGGCCAAGCCGTTCTGTACAGGACCGGTGAAGGTCAAGCAGACCTACTGCATCCGCTTTAACAGCTCTGACATCAACAACACGCGCCTGGTGCAGTACATCTACGAGACTGGAGAGGAGAAGTTCCTCATGAGAAAGTTCCACACAGGCATATGGTTCTCCTGTGAACAAGCTGTCGACCTAGTAG GATTTTCCTGTAGAGAATTCTTGGAGATCACCCCAGATCATGAAAGAG gggTGCTCTGGCTGTGCATTGTTGGTGAGTGTCTGTACATCTCTCTGCTCTTCACTGGAGGCACGCTCATGGCGGTGGAGATGTGTCACTGCTGCAACATGATGAACAGACTTAAGCTGAACGCCTTTGCAGCCCTGTTCACTGCACTCTCAG GTCTTTTTGGAATGGTAGCACACATGATGTTTACTACAGCTTTCCAGCTTGCAGTCATTATGGGTCCAGAAGACTGGAAGCCTAAAACCTGGGACTACAGCTGGTCCTACCT TTTGGCCTGGGCCTCCTTCGCTACCTGTATGGCCTCGGCCGTAACTGCCCTGAACCACTACACCAAGACCATCATCCAGTTCAAGTTCAAGCGGCGAAACATTGAGAAGAACCTGCGCATTAAGCAGAAGCTTCTGGAGCTGGATATGCCTGAAGGCTTATGGGATGCTTATCTCACCGCAGACACTGACACTGTAGATCAGTGTGTGAACTTGCCAGTGAATGGCATCAAACCACACTGCTCTCCAGTCCTGAACACTGCAGCACTGGACTCACAGGGTGAAGAGTACTGCTAA
- the rcvrna gene encoding recoverin a, with protein sequence MGNSKSSALSKEILEDLKMNTKYSEAELCAWYTTFLKECPSGRITKEQFEGIYASFFPNADPTAYARHVFRSFDLNADGTLDFKEYIIALHLTSSGKTLHKLEWAFALYDVDGNGTISKNEVQDIVKAIFNMIPVEDQKKLPEDENTPEKRADKIWNFFQKKENDKIAEGEFITGVMDNKDILRLIQFDEPKKIQDKLKEKKQ encoded by the exons ATGGGCAACAGCAAGAGCAGCGCCTTGTCCAAGGAGATTTTGGAGGACCTAAAAATGAACACCAAATACTCGGAGGCCGAGCTGTGTGCCTGGTACACCACCTTCCTTAAAGAATGCCCCAGTGGGCGCATCACCAAGGAACAGTTTGAAGGCATCTATGCCAGCTTCTTCCCCAATGCCGATCCCACTGCCTATGCACGGCACGTTTTCCGTAGCTTTGACCTCAATGCCGACGGCACGTTGGACTTCAAGGAATACATCATTGCTCTGCACCTCACCTCCTCGGGCAAAACCCTGCACAAACTCGAGTGGGCTTTCGCTCTGTACGACGTTGACGGTAATGGAACCATCAGTAAGAATGAGGTCCAGGACATTGtgaag GCAATATTCAATATGATTCCTGTTGAGGATCAGAAAAAGCTTCCAGAGGATGAGAACACGCCAGAAAAGCGAGCAGACAAAATCTGGAACTTTttccaaaagaaagaaaatg ATAAGATTGCGGAAGGGGAGTTTATTACGGGAGTGATGGACAACAAAGACATCTTAAGGTTGATACAGTTTGATGAGCCAAAGAAGATTCAGGACAAACTGAAGGAGAAGAAGCAGTAA